From a region of the Panthera uncia isolate 11264 chromosome B1, Puncia_PCG_1.0, whole genome shotgun sequence genome:
- the FBXO8 gene encoding F-box only protein 8, whose translation MGQGLWRVARNQQLQHEGYSEQGYLSREQSRRMAASSISNTSHRKQVQGGIDIYHLLKARKSKEQEGFINLEMLPPELSFTILSYLNATDLCLASCVWQDLANDELLWQGLCKSTWGHCSIYNKNPPLGFSFRKLYMQLDEGSLTFNANPEEGVNYFMSKGILDDSPKEIAKFIFCTRTLNWKKLRIYLDERRDVLDDLVTLHNFRNQFLPNALREFFRHIHAPEERGEYLETLITKFSHRFCACNPDLMRELGLSPDAVYVLCYSLILLSIDLTSPHVKNKMSKREFIRNTRRAAQNISEDFVGHLYDNIYLIGHVAA comes from the exons ATGGGTCAGGGGCTGTGGAGAGTGGCCAGAAACCAGCAGCTACAGCACGAAGGTTACAGTGAGCAAGGCTACCTcagcagagagcagagcaggaggaTGGCTGCCAGCAGCATTTCTAACACCAGTCATCGGAAACAGGTCCAAGGAGGCATCGATATATATCACCTCTTGAAGGCACGGAAATCTAAAGAACAGGAAGGATTCATTAATTTGGAAATGTTGCCCCCCGAGCTAAGCTTTACCATCTTGTCCTACCTGAATGCGACTGACCTCTGCTTAGCTTCATGTGTTTGGCAGGACCTTGCAAATGATGAACTTCTCTGGCAAGG GTTGTGTAAATCCACATGGGGTCACTGTTCCATATATAATAAGAACCCACCTCTAggattttctttcagaaaattgTATATGCAGTTGGATGAAGGCAGCCTCACCTTTAATGCCAACCCAGAGGAG GGAGTGAACTACTTTATGTCCAAGGGTATCCTAGATGATTCACCAAAGGAAATAGCAAAGTTTATCTTCTGTACAAGAACACTAAATTGGAAAAAACTGAGAATCTATCTTgatgaaag GAGAGATGTCTTGGATGACCTTGTAACATTACATAATTTTAGAAATCAATTCTTGCCCAATGCACTGAGAGAATTTTTTCGTCATATCCATGCCCCCGAAGAGCGTGGGGAGTATCTTGAAACTCTCATAACAAAGTTCTCACATAGATTCTGTGCTTGCAACCCCGATTTAATGCGAGAACTTGGCCTTAGTCCTG atGCTGTCTATGTACTGTGCTACTCTTTGATTCTACTTTCCATTGACCTCACTAGCCCTCACGTGAAGAATAAGATGTCAAAAAGAGAATTTATTCGAAATACCCGTCGTGCTGCTCAAAACATTAGTGAAGATTTTGTAGGGCATCTTTATGACAACATCTACCTTATTGGCCACGTGGCTGCGTAA